The sequence aatatataaattttgacaaataaaatttgaaatatcaaGCATCTTTAATGTGCTAAAGgcaattttgtaaaaaaattatttagaacTCGTCAGTTTTAAAAGGTTTTTAACTACATGAATGATTATCTAAGATCACATGGTTGCAAACAACAAATCATCATTCATTTAGCAGCAATGGAACCAGGGCTTACAACGTAAATGTATTTctagaaaatataatattgtaGAACAAgatacaccattttttttttctcattgatTAAAAAGTGAGAACTCTGTAGCTGACTAGTTTATGAAAGAATATTACAACAAAACTCTAGGACAAAAAGGCATtctgaattgacaaaactttCAGCAGAATTTTACAAATCATGCTATGGGCAATACAtgtaaaataaattacaattagGAGACACTGCTAATTGTTTACGTCTTTTAGTCAATAATCAACAAAAGAAACATAAGCTCCTACTTCGTGTAGTGTCACGATCTTCGCGGCCTTTCAAAAATGATCTAATTGCGAGGTGCTCTGAAGCATAAGTCATGAAAGAAGCCAAAACAAGTCCTCCCACAAACATCAAACCTAACCTGTTAAAAAGAtcacaaaattcttttttaattactcgcctttccttcttttttttcctgggtTTTCAGTGGGAGTTGGCTTATTGGCATGCCGAACAAGAACAAATTGAACATACCACAACAATTTCAAGGCAAAACTTACAACAATCATGTCTGtacacaatttttgtttttcttttgtgtttcctAGGGATTATAGTTCATTGACAGTAATCATGTATAAGTCCTCCAGGATGAATAGAGAGAATGTAACTGAGATAACCTAACTGACCCCCtatttctcaagaaaaaaaaagacggGGGGCAAGAAATTTGGATAATACAATAAATACTACATATAATTAGAAGAAAGGGCCGAGTGCCCAACGATTGTGGAAGTATCCTGGAGTCaaaagtaattattaataaacaagCTATGCATGACTATTATAGGGGAAAACAAAGAGGTGCAGTAAGTAACTGATTACATATCTGCATCAAGCAAGAGAACAGAattatatgataaaaattgGGAGTCAAAGAGGGCCAATAGTATCTGACATATAAACATAGTATAACCTCAACTAATTGGGGTCAGCTCTTTGGATTATTCTATGCCACTTGACTATCTAAGGGCATGTCCCCATTTATCTCTCTAGTATCCATGCTTTTCCTTTTGAGTATTAcccacatcatttttttaccaCCAACAATACTACAgacaacttttttcacaatttattgaGTTGATAGATTGTGAATAATACAGACATGTCACTTTCACACGGACCACCACTAACATCACTTGTATAGCACACCGATCACAAATTGCTACCTCAGCAGTTGTGAAATTGTTTGTGCCCTTAGACTTAATTGTTTTGGCCACCCTTCTACCAAATGTTACCACATATCCATTTTAACATCATCATCTCTACTACAATCATTTTATGGATAGAAGCATAATACAACCATTGAGTAAAttcaatatttttccttttctttttgcttatgTTTTAACCCCCATCAAAGttatatttatatgatttttttcccaatttccaATGTTTTcaacaacataaaataaataaataaaaataaaaaataaaacgtgaaaaaaaataaagcaagtAAAGATGTCAATATATAGCACTACGCTCATACAAATTACCTTGCAAATAGAGCAGTGATCCCTAAAACACATGGCAAAGATGGGGCTGCAACAGCCAAAAATGCCATCCCTAACCCATAACAACATGTCACAACATCGCAAGACAATCCTTGCCGCTGATGACCTGAAATACATACAAGTATCAACCAATTTAAAGAATAACAGTAACTAATTGGCAGAAGTCACATAAAACAATGCATCTTAAAAATACAAGTACTCAAATGCAACAAACCTTTTCCAGAATCATAATCATAAGATTCAGGATTAGAGGAAAAAGACCCTGCTTGCAAAGTCATTGCCTTTCCCCATAAATAAACCAGATACAGATAACCACCAAAAAATAGAATGAACAATGTGAATGTCCACTCATACATCAAGAGCAAGCCAGTCCAGGGCTTCACTTGCCGAGGCACAATTACTAGAGCAAGTACAAGGGACACCGCAACAGCCATAAAACAGATGACGACAGACATTCCACCCAAATAAATAGGCACCTTGGACTGCGCACCATTAGATAACTGTTTAAGAtcacaacaaattattttaacacaaaattatggGACAATTATTTGTCAAATGCCACAGCGTATGACCACGCACTGCCACAGAATTTGATAGGTCAATAGTACAACAGCATACCATATAAGAATAAAAGCCTATAAAATATAAGTGATCATGCATAACCAACTTAAAAGAATGGGAAAAGAGAACTAACCTGATGGTTGGAATTAATGGTAGCTGAAGTAGAAACACCACTATAAGTCAGTGATCCACTCGATCTAATTTTGTAGTACAGGTGTTTGATATGATCACATAATGAACTTCTACAAAATGATCCAAAGTGCTCCCGTGTCtgcataaattaaatacatgttcacatccaaacaaaaacaacctacTTGCTTAATGCTAGGGGAGGGGAAAAAGTAGGGGGGGTTAAAAAAACACTGTTAACTTCTGACCTGAAGAAAAGACCGATAATAACAGAAGACTAAAGCACAAAATGGAAGTAGAAAAAGGAATTTGACAAGAAGATCATCATTAGGACTTCTGCCACCACCAGTTCCAGGGAGGGATTCCTCAAGCTGTTCCCTAACTTTCTGCAGCATAAGAAAACCAAATATAGGATATTAAAAGGCATAAATTCATTGGCTTAATCCTCTTCCACTACATAAAACAACAAACTAAACCATAATATCAAGCCATCCTGAACAGTGCATAAGCAATGCTATCTCTTTTCCACCCCATAAACCCCccttctcactctctctctctccccacctgctctctcttttttaatcctcttataaaagtaaaaggaaaaataagtgTCACAcataagaaaatgaataaataatatcaGAAAATTCTAACAAAGATAATTAGGTAAAAGAATTTGAATGCACCTGCCAGACATCAACAGGTTTCAGAAGCCAAGATGTCCACCAATCCCAAGGTTTAAGGGGGCCAAGTGTATAGTGAATAACACGGAGTTCACTCTCATCCACCATCCACTGCATATagcattcaaaaaaaatatttgacaacTTGATTGGGTAGCTAAACGCACATCAAAAGTATATTTAAAAAGCAGTCATTTTACATGAGTCATCATTCCATCAGTCAACAAACTTATATGGAAAACCTTTCTCAACTATAATCTGAGTATTGAAAGTTCCATCTCCAAAATAAACAGAGGTCATTAGTTAGTCACAAGCATGCAAATTGAATTTTGCACTTTCAGTGTTCAAGTATGACTACATTGTTTTCATAAATGGAGCAAGGACAAAAATGGTTCCCTGACAACTGATCAAATCCATGAAATCGCTTTACACATATGAAGGAGTAAGCAAGAACACTTGAAATTGTAATGCATATAACTCTGAGTTTAAAGGGACCATTTGTTTCACTGTAACCCTAACTTGcagaaggtggaggagaaagcTCAAGGaacaaaagaaaggaagagGAGGAGAATTCAGTAATAatgtacttatcaaaaaaaaaaggtaagaacaGGTCATCAACTTGATCCACCAACACCATCCtcaaagaaaggaagaagaggaggagaaTTCAGTGATAAtgtatttaccaaaaaaaaaaaaagcaagaacaAGTAATCACCTTGATCCCCACCACCAacacctctctttctctctctcagacacacacacaccataCGTTCCCAACAAAAAGATTGCCTTCCATTTTAAACAGTTAAATCACatattccaaacaaaaaaaaaaaatccttccaTTTAAGACATAACTctgttacaacttacaaataGCACTGCTAGTAATATTCTCAACCATCTAATTCTTCAAATACAATTGCAACAATTAAAAAGCCTTTTCTGTATAAAAACCATCATCATTCGATAAGGCATAAGCATCGGAGACAATTATCAGAAAACAGAAAGAGGATACTTTGTAAATTATCTATGAAAATGGAACATCAATAACCTAGAATGCCACTCCCAACAAAAATGAagttattcttcttttcttttcttcccccCTCCTTTTGAAAAGTGACCACACAGCATAAGTTGTCATGTTTAGAGTTTTACTAAGCTTCTGTTTATAACTCGGTTTGACTGATGGCTGTGTAGTGGTTAAATAGGATACGTCTATGCTTGGGAATAAGATACTTATGAGACCCTTTAAATTGAACATTCATTCCACTAATCTTTGGCTGTCTGGGACTTGCAATATCTAAACAAATAAACAGTAAAATACTGATAGACTGTAAAAAATAGACTGATCCAATCTAATTAAGTTtataaaaagcaaaattttaGGTCTCTGTACACACTAAAATTTCAAAGTCAGGTGACTCAGGTCTCAAACTCAGCCAGGTCAAAAGCACTATATCATCTCTAACAACATAAAGGATGAGAGAGGAAACAGGATACACAAAAGAGAGACCTACAGACTTCTTGTATGAATGATAAAGATATTTGATGTGAATTAGAAAGGTCCATAGTCGGGCAAGTTTATTGAAAGGTGGTTAAGATACTGTAAACACTCAAAAcctacaaccaaaaaaatacaGTTTTGCTTGACAGAGGTGCTTTACTAAGTAATAAATTATCATTCAGATGATGCAATTATCTTCAATTGTCTCTTCCTCTCTTCAACATAAATATTGGataataaccaaaaaaagactgatttaccttttttttgtttcttttggaaATTCATAATTTTCAACAACACAGGGCTccctaaaattattaaattagcGGTTAACTAAATAGACTTAAgtataaaaatagtaaaattgcCTTGCTGTCTATTATCATTTAActttactaataataaaaaaataaaaacgccTTGTGTTAGAACAAAAGGATCTTATGATATATCTTATATCTTAcgagatttttcaaagataattatTATTCTTTACTAGTAATACATATCAAACACCAAACCgaaaataaacatatacttCGATGTATGCCAATTACATTCAACACTAGCCCACTAGTGTGCAATATGGAGATTCCTTTAATACCCATACATCATAGTCAGTACCTTGTTAGCGAGCATGTAAAGACCAACATCTGCATTATATAGAGTAGATAGCCGCTGCATTTCAGGAACTGATCTAGAATCTATTGGTAAATTTGGCTCAAATACATGTGCATTGGGAAATCCAGTGTAATATGAGTTCAGAAAACCCTGGTCTCCtgttaaaatgaaagaaaaaaaaataaagagagagagagatagaagaTATGATTGATAAGCCAGTAAAACTTTCTATAAAATTTATGCAAACACATAAAAAAAGTAACATAATTCCGATTTTTACAAGAAAGAACCACCTGAAGTCATgttaaataagaatttaaaagCTACTcaggtgatatatatatatatatatatatatatatatatatatatatatatatatatatatatattttgagaaactACTCAGGTGATATTTGAGTATTTTAATTAGACCAATACTATAGTTGAATTCATATGTAATGGAACTCATATATCGAAGAGAGTACCTAGTTCATATATGGCTATTTTGTGTTGATAATGAAGTTGAACTACATTTATTAGGCCAAGTAATGAATTAGACCTGGAACCTCAAATGTATTAGCCATACATTTCAAAGAAATCACATATAAGATTTAATGCTGCAATTTGGTTTATTATAAACGAGACAACaatataaaatgattttctGGATTAGGTAAACATAGAGATCTAAAGCAATAGAAGGTTATCTACAGCAATTGCTTTATCAATAAATGAGACAAGATAAAGTGATTTTCTAGATTAAGAAAACATTGAGATTTAAAGCACTATATGGTTATTTACAGCAAttgctttatatataaatgagaCGAGAGAGAAACTATCTCAATGAAGTAAACAAAATGATGTAAAGCAAAAATACACAATTTCTAAAACCAattgataaagaaaatatagacAGCTAACAAAGAAATGCTTTACCTCCAGTATAAGAAAACGTAGTTTTCACTTTGCTCATCATGTCACTGAATAAAGTTTCAGATGGTTCCACTACCATGACTCCAGAATTCAGCCTCTCAGAATGCTTCAAGTTAGCACAAAATTTTCCACATTTGAAAAGATCCTCAATATTTTTTACCACAATGGTATCCGCATCCAGGTATACAACTGCATAATATTTGAAAAGATCCTAAATACTTTTGACCACAATAGTGTCTGTATTAGGAATAAAACAAATACAGAAAAACATAACAGATGAATCACGAGAGTAAAGGAGAAATAAACTGATATCTTATACTAATGGAACTTAATAAGCTCAGTTTCATGGCTGAGAAAGAGTGAAGAAACAAAGAACAGATCTACATCTTAGATTAATCGCCAAACAGGACATCAGTAAAAAAAACCCACTCAATCAAAACTGAAAGATTATGGTGCTAATTTGAGCTTTTTCAAAGATTCATGCATAAATCCTGTGTACAGAGGTTTCCCCATGATTCTGATTAAAAAAAGATTAGCTAAGTTGAGCTTTTCAATCATGCCAATACAGAAACTAAAAATATCAAACCTAATCCTTCAAATTACAAATATGTATTATAAGTAACAAGAAAAGTTCaatttcaaaatacaaatattCACAGATTAAAATAACCAAAGTGACATAATAATTGCTGGCAACAATTTCCACCTATTACAAACATCTTCTTTTCCCATAGATAATATACAAAAACCATCAAAAAACTTTTACCTTTCTTGTACTCAGtcaagttaaaaattttaagcttTGTGTAGACACCCCAAAACCTCTTTGGACGCACTTGATTAGGATTCGCCAATAAACTAATCTTCTTCACTATCCACCCATCAGCCTGCACAATTATTCACCAAAAccacccacaacaaaaaaagcAGAAGTTAGAAAGTAACCAATATCTTAGTCTTAACTAACCAAGATGTGTTAGTTTCATTTTTATTGCCAACAATTAAAATACCCAATTGTATAATAAACTAGGAAACACAAATACTTCATTTGGGGTGCTGTACTCGTATCATACCAGTGTTGTACCCACCGagtcatgttataatttttcaaaaattgtctgTGTCGCTGTGTCATACCCATGTCCGTGCTTTCTAGATAATAAATCATATTGAAATGcaaagagccttgtagctcagtAGCTGTCCTTTATAAGAACAGTGTTTGAATCCCGCTTCCTACATTGTTTTAAACTAtctaattatataataaagattttttcTAGCACAAAACCCgcccaaaaaatttaattttatttatttattttatttcagtttCATCTAGCTAAACTTCCATAGCAACCATGCATAGCATGAAAATTATTCAActtaaaataaaccaaaaatagaGTCAACTAAACATAATTAATAACCATAATTAGTAAACTTTCCTTCTTTAGCAAAAATCTATACCACATAAAACGTAAGATTGCCTAAATATCCATTTCCTACCTCAATTTTCTCACTAACCAAACAGAaccttaggaaaaaaaaaaaaaaaaaaccaaagttaacaaataaaacacacaTACAGAGATGTAATTTACTAAATTAAGCATTGAGAGCTGGAATTTCTCGGCAGACAAACAGAGAGGTTACCTGGAGAAGCTTCTGAGCGAATTCCGAAACACCATCGGAGATGAGAACCACCATGTCCTTCCTTGATCCAGTGTCCCTAATCGACTTCCCGAGAACCCTAACCCCCAACAGGAACTCATCTCCGTACAACAGCGTCACGTAGGCTTCGTCCGACGATCCCAACGACGGCTTCGATTGAATCGAAATCAGAACTAGCACCAATACCACAGCCAAAAGATTTGGTAATCTTTTCATCATAATATTCGATTTGAGGGAGGAGGAGAAGGAGGGATCAGAAATATTTCTCGAGAAAGTGGAGGGGATTTTCTCGAGAAAATAATGGAAGGGGCTTTtcagtatttgaattttatcatAGTTGGAAAAGTTTGAAATggctttgaattttttattttttatttttttgggggtgaaagctttgaattttcttaattgcttttgtttttttttggtctttgacGTCTCTGACTATCTCGGCAAATAGTTAgttattttgttgtaaaatatttttattttgttggagTTGTGATTTTAGGAAACGGGTTCTGTCTCCCGTGTCGTACAGACACATGCTCTCATCTTATCAAGCCTTCTAGAGAATTAtctccaaaaaacaaaagaaaaaaaaagtcttctagagacttttttttttttttggatagtgCAGGTGAACAcgtgttattttttatgtccATTTTAGATGTGTGGTTGTTAGCTGTTGACTTTACTGTagataaaaagtaatttaagttatgaatttaaattagatctaataataatttattacttataattttGGTGTGAAATTGgtgtaaatataaaatttttttttttttgggtcaaaaaatGGAATtctaattattgaaaaaaatgagatatataggtttacaatatttttacaataaatcatagatGATAGGTTATTATTTGCTGTTAATGGTGagcaagaaaataattttaatggcAAATTGAGATTAAAACCAATATTAACCAATAACATCAACAACTAACCAAAAGATAGGTAAATAGGAGATTTAGAGTTCAATCACCACTTATACTAAAAACCAGTTGGTATCTTAATCcaatgataaagagttattatcaggaACAAATACCATAAGTTaaaactatctacaaaataataatattaataataataataataacattggTTATGAAAATGATGTGGACGTAACACTTTTCATTCTCCCAAGTGCAAGAATATCTATTTTTGCGAGTTTTTCTCAAGCTATCCATGAAGAGATGCTCATTCTTTATCCAAACTTCGTCATTATTAACATCCTTGgcaaaccaccaccaccaccaaaggGTGGCAGCCTAATGGTAAAAGTCCTTTGAATAATCATCCTTGCGAGTTTAAGAGTTGTGGTTTGAGTTGtaacatttcaatttaaaatgttGTACTCACATGAATAACTTTAAGCAGCTTCGATAGTCTCACGCCATAAAATTCAAGTTTAAGTGGGTCAGGACAATGATACCGCACCACATAAGCTCTTTTTTCGTTCATTAAAAAATTCCTTGGTAAACCGAGCTAACTGATGAGCAACACAGTTTGCTTCATTGACCAAAAATGACCCACAAGAAATCTAGTTTCCTGCAGCAAATGACTGAAAGTACCATTGTCATGTTCTTTACTTTGTAGGCCCTGAGTTATGATCGTGTACTTCTCCTTTTAAAGGACAACATAAAAAAACAACCCAATATGCAAAGCCAACTTTAGAGCATTCGTACTGGttcctttaaaatttttgtttattttagtataagaacttatttttttcttctatttacacaatcatttttaaaaaacatccaaatcAAATTATCTATTAACTATTATACACTATTTTATCTATACattatattatcacttttgcCAGCAGCCATTGGTTTTTTCTAAATATGATTGATtacttattttcaaattaattttaattatctaaTATATTAAAAGTCATCTTAAGGGTTTCTAAGCTAATTAAGGTAAGAAAATTCTAGAACTAAAGACTCTTGAACTCGGAAGCTCAATTACGCTTGAAAAAGTGTTAAGCACCCCCACAACGCTTATCCAAATAATAGTAtctcattttaatttaatctcaataatttacatattttatagTAACTAGGATATATACTTGGAATTTGCTTTTGGAAAGGGTTTTATCCACAAACAATTTACAACAATAGCATATGAGTATAATTACTCATAATATTAATAGCAGTCCTATTGGTTATTCCGCTGACAAGATTAGATGACAGAGAAAGCAACCCCGCCCAGCAAACAATTGGGCCCACGTTTTGTTGGTTAATCTAATctcctcttttttgtttgtttgtttgttttttctttttttgttattattatttttttttttagggttgaATTTAATCTGTAATTTCATTCAACCAATAAGCGTTTGGTTACAGCTTAGGCTGTGTTTGAAtagcttattttttgtcaacttattttactattcagtttatttttactactatttatggcCCCActatactttttggtactatttatgagtctcgcTATACTGTTTTAGCtaactttttacttttatttagtatctgtttggatagagatttttttttaaataactaaatcCCCCAAACAATTTCATCAGTTAGCAAGGTTTCGAAACTATTTAGTaatctaacaaatcgagtccctTAGACTTGATTTTAATCTTTGAAATCAAGCCAAGAGGGGTCAAGTTTCAATTGGAAATCGAGCATTGCACACTCGAGTTTCATACTCGAGAGTAAAACACTCGTTCCATACACAAACCCAAAAGGCTATGAAGCAAACCGGACAAACACGACAGCAACCTAGAAAGCTTCATAGCAAACCCAAAAGATAGCAACCCAGGAAAACAAAAATGGCGATGCAAGAAGGAACGGACTGTGGTGAAGGCCCCAGGGAGTGGTGGCGAAGGCTCCAACAATGGCAGTGGTCTGATCTCAACCTCTGCTCTCTGAACTTCCATGGCCTTTGGGTTTGGGTATACTGATTTGGCCTGGAGAAGGAAAAAAGTAGGAAGAGTGGAAACGGCTGGAACTCGAGTCTAAAAAAGTCGAGTTCCACGAAATTTTATTCCAAAATCGAGTATTAGAGAATCAATTTGCTTAGTAAACTCGAGTCCCacggactcgatttgttagattgctgaataatttcaaaaccttgctaactaatgaaattgtttaaGGGATTTGggtatttagaaaaaaaaaaaaaaaatcctttggaTAGTGCTGAAAAGCACTGCGTCTGCGTTTCACGTTTTTAGATGTGGGATTATGCTTTTCCAATGGGTCTCATGCATTGATCATGGGACCAGCTAGTACTTTAtatattcagaaaaaaaaaaaaaaaaaaaaaaaaaaaaaaaaaaactgggtCCCACACTACTAtacacacatttaaaaattattttgctacagtgttttcagtttttagtaaaataagcggtatccaaacagacctttaCAATAcattcagcaaaaagttttcagtttctgaaaaataagcggatctcaaACAGACTCTAAGGAACAAGTTCTCTTTAGATTCCATCAAATTCTCTAGTGCAAGTAGAGAGGTGAAGTCTTTGTGCAactgaatttcaaattttgatttgcaCCGCAACTTGCCTGACAAACCCAATTTCAGAGGACAACATTTCTATAGCTTGCAACTCCAAATTCATCACTTGTAACACTCCTCCTCACTGGTTCAATACAattaaaacacacacaataCAAGATACAATAAAATTGAATGTTTCCATTACACGGAAATTTGACAGGAAATTAGTCAACACACTAAGATCCTaacattatataataaaagtagtgtcaTTGGTAAATTCACGTGAAAATAATGTTACTTCATTCAAAACAAATCTCATATAAAGTTTTAGTATTttgcataaataaaaaataaaaaacaaatcatattaataattatgaaaaatgttgtccATCACATAACTTTTTTGGGGGTTTAAAAACACTATTAATCTTTAAAGTGTAGTGCACGAGTAAATTTTAATCcttgaaatttaaaatgatCGTGACTAAACTAAAACCTGACATGTGATctatagggaccaaaagtgaTTATTTTAAGTATCTGtttggcaaagattatttttgccaacttatttttgctattattcataagtctcactacactttttggtactatttatgagtctcactgtaATATTTCAtataacttttacctttatttacaatactttcaaaaacaaaatttcaatttcagcaaaataagcagattccaaacaaaccctaaaatttaaaaactaaaatagttGACTTTAATTCTAGGAACTgaaattgttgttattattatcaccatcattatttttattttattttgctaaatatatatatatatatatatatatatatatatttaggaaaatattattatatattttactgtATGATCCTTACCCCTTTGATCTCTCGTACCGAGAACTAAAATCCACAACTCTACAGTTCTGCATCCTaagtcattattattatatattattgtcCTAATCCTTGCTCCCAAGGCATATCATACCAAGAACTAAGGAAATCCACCCTTATATAAGTACAATCAAAACCTCCACAATTCTcacctcctcttcttcttcttcttttgaaacttttaagaaaATCTTTTGGTTTTAAGACCGTGTGGAAGACATCATGTTGCACAGAAGTTTAGAGGAAGAACACGAGGTCAGCCCTTGGCTAAATATGATTGAAGGGTTCACTATCCAATACAAGACTGATCTTTTGGCCATGGCTTTATCTCAAAGTCACCCTCCACAGAAGAACCAAATAAAGGGGTGGGGTTGAGTTGAAGAAATGCAACCTCTCGGCAAGTCTGGTGCTTGGCTTTCATCTATATGCTTTTTCTTCCAtcttaatttgtttcttttttatttcaattctgTTGCAAGGAAATTAGACACAAAAGCAAAGCGAAATCTAGAATTATAGATTTTGTACTATATATTTTCTGAACAACCAAGAAAAAATGTATTCGtccttttaattatttgttctCAAGTTGTTTTCTGTAAGAGAAACTATATATCTTATCTTGTAATTAGTGTTCTTGATGGAAATCATGATTTACTTTCCACAATTAAAGACTAAAATCAAGGGATTGATTGA comes from Castanea sativa cultivar Marrone di Chiusa Pesio chromosome 3, ASM4071231v1 and encodes:
- the LOC142628230 gene encoding inositol phosphorylceramide glucuronosyltransferase 1 isoform X2, yielding MMKRLPNLLAVVLVLVLISIQSKPSLGSSDEAYVTLLYGDEFLLGVRVLGKSIRDTGSRKDMVVLISDGVSEFAQKLLQADGWIVKKISLLANPNQVRPKRFWGVYTKLKIFNLTEYKKVVYLDADTIVVKNIEDLFKCGKFCANLKHSERLNSGVMVVEPSETLFSDMMSKVKTTFSYTGGDQGFLNSYYTGFPNAHVFEPNLPIDSRSVPEMQRLSTLYNADVGLYMLANKWMVDESELRVIHYTLGPLKPWDWWTSWLLKPVDVWQKVREQLEESLPGTGGGRSPNDDLLVKFLFLLPFCALVFCYYRSFLQTREHFGSFCRSSLCDHIKHLYYKIRSSGSLTYSGVSTSATINSNHQSKVPIYLGGMSVVICFMAVAVSLVLALVIVPRQVKPWTGLLLMYEWTFTLFILFFGGYLYLVYLWGKAMTLQAGSFSSNPESYDYDSGKGHQRQGLSCDVVTCCYGLGMAFLAVAAPSLPCVLGITALFARLGLMFVGGLVLASFMTYASEHLAIRSFLKGREDRDTTRSRSLCFFC
- the LOC142628230 gene encoding inositol phosphorylceramide glucuronosyltransferase 1 isoform X1 translates to MMKRLPNLLAVVLVLVLISIQSKPSLGSSDEAYVTLLYGDEFLLGVRVLGKSIRDTGSRKDMVVLISDGVSEFAQKLLQADGWIVKKISLLANPNQVRPKRFWGVYTKLKIFNLTEYKKVVYLDADTIVVKNIEDLFKCGKFCANLKHSERLNSGVMVVEPSETLFSDMMSKVKTTFSYTGGDQGFLNSYYTGFPNAHVFEPNLPIDSRSVPEMQRLSTLYNADVGLYMLANKWMVDESELRVIHYTLGPLKPWDWWTSWLLKPVDVWQKVREQLEESLPGTGGGRSPNDDLLVKFLFLLPFCALVFCYYRSFLQTREHFGSFCRSSLCDHIKHLYYKIRSSGSLTYSGVSTSATINSNHQLSNGAQSKVPIYLGGMSVVICFMAVAVSLVLALVIVPRQVKPWTGLLLMYEWTFTLFILFFGGYLYLVYLWGKAMTLQAGSFSSNPESYDYDSGKGHQRQGLSCDVVTCCYGLGMAFLAVAAPSLPCVLGITALFARLGLMFVGGLVLASFMTYASEHLAIRSFLKGREDRDTTRSRSLCFFC